A genomic region of Thermodesulfobium narugense DSM 14796 contains the following coding sequences:
- a CDS encoding phosphoribosyltransferase: protein MFKDRLEAAQLLSKKIKDTLPDITDVIVLAIPRGGIVIGAQVAKFFGWDLDITIPRKLGAPGNPELAIGAIGEHGGLVINERAYKLLGIEKDYLDKVIEREKREIERRSNLYRTKRFDYKGKNLIIVDDGIATGSTVIASIRGLRTFEPKSIIVAVPVLPYETIDLIKKEADILIYLMAPKEFWAVGQFYADFGEVKDEEVIKILKEFSKDIKER, encoded by the coding sequence ATGTTTAAAGATAGGCTTGAAGCTGCACAGCTTCTTTCTAAAAAGATTAAAGATACTTTACCCGATATTACAGACGTTATTGTTTTGGCTATACCAAGAGGTGGAATTGTAATAGGCGCTCAGGTTGCTAAATTTTTTGGGTGGGATTTAGATATCACAATACCTAGAAAACTGGGTGCACCTGGAAATCCCGAGCTAGCTATTGGGGCAATAGGCGAACATGGCGGCTTAGTGATAAACGAAAGGGCATACAAGCTCTTGGGAATTGAAAAGGATTATCTCGATAAAGTAATAGAGAGAGAAAAAAGAGAAATTGAAAGAAGAAGCAATCTTTATAGAACAAAGAGATTCGATTACAAGGGTAAAAATCTTATTATTGTTGATGATGGGATAGCTACAGGTTCCACAGTTATTGCAAGCATAAGAGGATTGAGAACTTTTGAACCAAAATCAATTATTGTTGCAGTCCCAGTTTTGCCTTATGAAACAATTGATCTAATAAAAAAAGAGGCTGATATTCTAATTTATTTAATGGCACCAAAAGAGTTTTGGGCTGTTGGTCAATTTTATGCAGATTTCGGAGAGGTAAAGGATGAAGAAGTAATAAAAATTTTAAAGGAATTTTCTAAAGATATTAAAGAACGATAG
- the ispD gene encoding 2-C-methyl-D-erythritol 4-phosphate cytidylyltransferase → MSIWAVIVAAGKGERFGSYKPLVKIGDKYMLEYSVETISKNSKIEGIVVVCLSNYIQTVRELLKKYDLVKYVVPGGKLRQDSVRKGLLKVPESVEFILVHDAARPFVSADIIERSIDAAIQNGSCVVCVGVNDTVKRVEDGFIKETLDRDSIFLAQTPQIFRRKELLEAFENAASKRLIFTDESSLMEFYGIRPFVVLGDKSNIKVTYPNDLELVKNFINSNVDFKNLSERVYEDEKIRRMQNYFIGIGEDIHPFDKERPLYLGGVLIPFEKGLKGHSDADVLLHALIDALLGAAGLDDIGTLFPDTDPKYHGISSLTLLQKVSTLVYARGFKIQNIDMIVFAEKPKISPFKHEIISVISNALNIDKIKVNLKGKTSEGLGFLGREEGILAKAVVLLKKEEN, encoded by the coding sequence TTGAGTATTTGGGCTGTGATAGTAGCTGCAGGTAAGGGTGAGAGATTTGGTTCTTACAAACCTTTGGTAAAGATAGGCGATAAATATATGCTTGAGTATTCTGTTGAAACTATTTCAAAAAATAGTAAAATAGAAGGAATCGTAGTTGTTTGTCTATCTAATTATATCCAGACTGTTAGAGAACTCTTAAAGAAATATGATCTGGTTAAATATGTCGTCCCTGGTGGGAAACTTAGACAAGATAGTGTGAGAAAGGGTTTATTGAAGGTCCCTGAGAGTGTTGAATTTATTTTGGTTCATGACGCTGCAAGACCGTTTGTAAGCGCTGATATTATTGAAAGATCAATAGATGCTGCCATCCAAAATGGCTCTTGTGTAGTATGTGTTGGTGTAAATGATACTGTCAAGAGAGTAGAAGATGGTTTTATAAAAGAAACTCTTGATAGAGATTCTATCTTCTTAGCACAAACTCCTCAAATCTTTAGAAGAAAAGAACTGCTTGAAGCATTTGAGAATGCTGCCTCAAAGCGTCTAATCTTTACTGATGAATCTTCTTTAATGGAATTTTATGGTATAAGGCCATTTGTTGTATTGGGAGATAAATCTAATATAAAAGTTACGTATCCTAACGATCTAGAATTGGTTAAAAATTTTATAAATAGCAACGTTGATTTTAAAAATTTATCTGAAAGAGTTTATGAAGATGAAAAGATAAGAAGGATGCAAAATTATTTTATAGGTATAGGAGAGGACATTCATCCATTTGATAAAGAGAGACCTTTGTATCTTGGAGGAGTACTTATACCCTTTGAAAAAGGCCTAAAAGGGCACTCTGATGCTGACGTATTGCTGCATGCACTAATTGACGCTCTTTTAGGAGCAGCTGGTTTGGATGATATTGGGACTTTGTTTCCCGACACCGATCCGAAATATCATGGTATTTCAAGTTTGACTTTGCTTCAGAAAGTTTCAACGCTTGTTTATGCTAGAGGCTTTAAGATTCAGAATATAGACATGATAGTGTTTGCTGAGAAGCCTAAAATCAGTCCATTTAAACATGAAATAATTTCTGTTATTTCAAATGCGCTAAATATTGATAAAATAAAAGTTAATCTCAAGGGGAAAACATCTGAAGGTTTAGGATTTTTAGGTAGAGAAGAAGGTATACTTGCTAAAGCTGTTGTTCTTTTGAAAAAAGAGGAGAATTGA
- a CDS encoding ATP-binding protein, with product MFKKEDTLLLAVSGGKDSLGLWFILKGLGFNVKALHIIMPFGEYSEKSLEIVKSCAKKLDEKPIYIEANNYLDIDFFKALKIYKKPICSFCGKIKRYILSTYASRNSYNTIVTGHNLDDETAFLLGNLLHWHVEYLKKQGPILEGNQFMPKKVKPLIRITDEEMSFFAKVSKIEYVVERCPYSKEAKSVFFKNILNEIDKYMPGTKSFFYLQYIENIKNNIFKKTIEEPKECKICHYQTYNDDMCFLCKIKSKYRR from the coding sequence ATGTTTAAAAAAGAAGATACCTTGCTGCTTGCTGTTTCAGGAGGCAAAGACAGTCTTGGGCTCTGGTTTATCTTAAAAGGACTTGGATTTAACGTAAAAGCTCTTCACATAATAATGCCCTTTGGTGAATATTCAGAAAAGTCTTTAGAAATAGTTAAAAGTTGTGCAAAAAAATTAGACGAAAAACCAATATATATTGAAGCAAACAATTATTTAGACATAGATTTTTTCAAGGCATTAAAAATATATAAAAAGCCCATTTGTTCCTTTTGCGGCAAAATAAAGCGATACATACTTTCTACCTATGCAAGTAGGAATTCTTACAACACAATTGTTACTGGCCACAATCTTGATGACGAGACGGCTTTTTTACTTGGCAACCTATTGCATTGGCACGTTGAATATCTAAAGAAACAAGGCCCAATATTAGAAGGCAATCAATTTATGCCTAAAAAAGTGAAGCCCTTGATTCGCATAACAGATGAAGAAATGAGCTTTTTTGCAAAAGTTTCCAAAATTGAATACGTTGTTGAGAGATGTCCTTATTCTAAGGAAGCTAAATCTGTATTTTTCAAAAATATATTAAATGAAATTGATAAATATATGCCTGGTACAAAATCCTTTTTTTATTTACAATACATAGAAAATATTAAGAACAATATCTTTAAGAAAACTATAGAAGAACCAAAAGAATGCAAAATCTGTCACTATCAAACTTATAATGACGACATGTGCTTCCTGTGTAAGATAAAATCAAAATATAGAAGGTGA
- a CDS encoding PIN/TRAM domain-containing protein: protein MNLRLLWSGFCSLIFFIIGYSVVKMSLFDSIFPWQEKSIGTLSFFFIPLLLALIGFLLAFVFWNKLFSYLKLLLNKITSFSLFDIFIPVLGLLLGLIISLLITWPLSFLPLIGVIKLIPLLFNLVLGFLGVYLALKKKRDIENAFKLFSKFYQKASSLILGMSDRQHVKEGVHLDGNSKIIDTSVIIDGRIQDIWRTGFLEGKIIIPSFVIKEVQQLSDSTDPMKRARGKRALEILNSFKEEAKDSIIIEEIDYKGLNGVDEKLIKYAQGVPNSSIITNDYNLNQVASLMNIKVLNINDLANAVKAVVLPGEEISIQIVREGKTPGQGVGYLDDGTMVVIEDGKNYINSQVNITITSVLQTSSGRIVFGRILS from the coding sequence ATGAACTTAAGGTTGCTGTGGTCAGGATTTTGTTCTCTCATATTTTTTATTATAGGGTATTCAGTTGTAAAAATGTCGCTTTTTGATTCTATTTTTCCCTGGCAAGAGAAGTCAATAGGCACTTTGTCATTTTTTTTTATTCCCCTTTTACTTGCACTTATAGGTTTTTTACTTGCTTTTGTCTTTTGGAACAAGCTCTTTAGTTATTTGAAGCTTCTTTTAAATAAAATTACTTCTTTTTCTCTTTTCGATATCTTTATACCTGTACTCGGACTCTTGTTAGGCTTAATTATCTCTTTACTTATAACTTGGCCACTTTCTTTTTTACCATTGATAGGAGTGATAAAACTTATTCCGCTCTTATTTAACCTTGTTCTAGGGTTTTTAGGAGTTTATTTGGCATTAAAGAAAAAAAGAGATATAGAAAATGCTTTTAAGCTGTTTTCTAAATTTTATCAAAAAGCTTCTTCTTTAATTCTTGGTATGAGCGACAGACAACATGTAAAAGAAGGTGTTCATCTAGATGGAAATTCTAAAATAATTGATACAAGCGTAATTATTGATGGTAGAATTCAAGACATATGGCGAACTGGTTTTTTGGAAGGGAAGATAATTATACCTTCTTTTGTAATTAAAGAGGTTCAACAGTTATCTGATTCTACTGATCCCATGAAAAGAGCGCGGGGGAAGAGGGCTTTAGAAATTTTAAATTCTTTCAAAGAGGAGGCAAAGGATTCTATTATTATAGAAGAGATCGATTATAAAGGGTTAAATGGCGTGGATGAAAAACTGATAAAGTATGCTCAGGGCGTACCAAATTCAAGTATCATTACAAACGATTATAATTTAAACCAGGTTGCATCTTTAATGAATATAAAGGTTTTAAATATTAACGATTTGGCGAATGCAGTGAAGGCAGTAGTGCTTCCTGGAGAAGAAATTTCTATTCAAATAGTTAGGGAAGGAAAGACTCCAGGTCAAGGAGTGGGATATTTGGATGATGGAACAATGGTTGTAATAGAAGATGGAAAAAATTATATAAATTCTCAAGTTAATATTACAATAACAAGTGTGTTGCAAACATCATCTGGAAGAATTGTATTTGGGAGAATTCTTTCTTGA
- a CDS encoding coenzyme F420-0:L-glutamate ligase, with the protein MRNRIPIKTHILGPEDNIVDVIKKYAEDKIDKDTIVVIAESPLAITQGRFYYPDYIKIGYFAKRLCLFFPQIGSLASPFAMQLLINEVGLFRVLISFIIGSLLKVFGKKGIFYKLCGKQSALIDDTAGTIQPYDKVIVMGPRDPDKTAEEISQFLGGVRVAIVDANDLGVAWVVGCSKGVDPREIEDMMKDNPAGNADEQTPIVLIK; encoded by the coding sequence ATGAGAAATCGTATACCAATTAAAACTCATATTTTAGGGCCAGAGGATAATATTGTTGACGTAATAAAAAAATATGCCGAAGATAAGATAGATAAAGATACAATTGTAGTAATTGCAGAAAGTCCGCTTGCTATTACTCAGGGCCGTTTTTACTATCCTGATTATATTAAAATAGGTTACTTTGCCAAGAGACTGTGCCTTTTTTTTCCACAGATAGGTAGTTTGGCATCTCCCTTTGCAATGCAGCTTCTAATTAATGAGGTAGGACTTTTTAGAGTTTTGATCTCCTTTATAATAGGTTCGCTACTTAAGGTTTTTGGCAAAAAGGGAATATTTTATAAATTGTGTGGCAAACAGTCTGCTCTAATAGATGATACTGCGGGTACTATTCAACCGTATGACAAAGTTATTGTAATGGGACCAAGGGATCCAGACAAAACTGCAGAAGAAATAAGTCAATTTCTAGGCGGTGTGAGAGTTGCTATAGTTGATGCGAACGATCTTGGGGTAGCATGGGTGGTGGGCTGTTCAAAAGGCGTTGATCCTAGGGAAATTGAGGATATGATGAAAGATAATCCTGCTGGTAATGCAGATGAACAAACACCAATAGTTCTAATAAAGTAA
- a CDS encoding WD40 repeat domain-containing protein, with amino-acid sequence MNKKTINFIFEQKIDIPQSNFTEGNFPILTGNLIDKLRKRKDWIFITAFSPDGIHFASGGFNSNILLWNIFKEKPLDSLSGHEDWIIALAFSHDGKYLLSGSRDNNIILWSVQERKLITKFEGHQNRISSLAFSPDDSLIASGGYDSTIKIWALDSKKPIKTIDTSPLWPTSICFASKNLKLIAGFNDGTIIIYNLNNYFQTSVIKVFQNWIDSIKCSKDELLFYASNTDGFIKILETKTSKLIFSKKIPFKASLFPYNEKSLNFVDNLSIYMMLYERSPENFLKGIRNYNNNIESYSHKIFLKDYKDFAFDFSKNSDIIACSERSNYIYIFNSKTQDFIKIDISSSWIKALSISDDGNLLAAGGYDGEIKIFSLKTGYLISSIIDHASWINSLKFSTGSKLIAAGLEDGTILIIKIKDMEVVEKFNLSNSIYKLDFFNNNKFVLVSTIDGNLFRIDLANKEIELIQKLNNSWISNFALLNTEKAFITASEDGYLYLIENNKVINSNKIHDSEITMLELLDDNTLLTGSLDLFLKQVNLTDLKVVSEKRFDGLPLAYNKNFNKLFISHFRNISIYNRTDSQELGNPELNKPTIEFNFDFNSKQFNISKDCEILFILKGNNQLEKISLTNLNALFQIKPLEPIVTFCNSFDFSKLVTGHFNSEIKVYDTEKNQIIKELKSYEGSIISSINLSIDESFLLVGFEDGTIELWLFNEEKNLWCISNNSEPISKLTFSYDKLFFISKNKYSLDTDLWSTIEGTKLGTFPNKNFCFKSFAFSPNSESVLYLNDKNQLSIWFLKEGKEITIPEKKDEPFITYFSYSPDSSKIVVGYIDGTLQIFSLEGELIKEEDNKSSSITFILFKDEKSFFTSHLDGSIRIHTLEDFLDIEPIFAHHSSIDFLSYNAEKNLLASYSTIEHTLKAWNL; translated from the coding sequence GTGAACAAAAAAACAATAAATTTTATTTTTGAACAAAAAATCGATATCCCTCAGTCAAACTTTACTGAAGGAAATTTTCCAATTCTTACAGGTAATCTTATTGACAAACTAAGAAAAAGAAAAGATTGGATATTTATCACTGCATTTTCTCCTGACGGGATCCACTTTGCTTCAGGCGGTTTTAATTCTAATATTCTTTTGTGGAATATTTTTAAAGAAAAACCCTTAGATAGCTTGAGTGGTCATGAAGATTGGATAATTGCGCTTGCTTTCTCCCACGACGGAAAATACCTTCTTTCAGGAAGTAGAGACAATAACATTATTCTTTGGTCTGTTCAAGAAAGAAAACTCATCACTAAATTTGAAGGACACCAAAATAGAATTTCTTCGCTAGCATTTTCACCAGATGATAGCTTGATTGCATCCGGTGGGTACGATTCGACTATAAAAATCTGGGCTCTTGATTCCAAAAAACCAATAAAAACAATTGATACATCTCCTTTGTGGCCTACATCTATCTGTTTTGCTAGCAAGAATCTAAAGCTAATTGCAGGTTTCAATGACGGAACAATAATTATTTATAATTTGAACAACTATTTTCAGACAAGTGTAATAAAGGTATTTCAAAATTGGATAGATTCAATAAAGTGCAGTAAAGATGAATTGCTTTTTTATGCATCAAACACAGATGGATTCATAAAAATATTAGAAACAAAAACTAGTAAATTAATCTTTAGCAAAAAAATCCCTTTCAAAGCCTCTTTATTTCCCTATAACGAGAAAAGCTTAAACTTTGTAGACAACTTAAGTATATATATGATGCTATACGAGAGAAGTCCTGAAAATTTTCTAAAGGGAATAAGAAACTACAACAACAATATTGAAAGTTACAGCCATAAGATATTTTTAAAAGATTATAAAGATTTTGCTTTTGATTTTTCAAAAAACTCAGATATCATAGCTTGTTCTGAAAGATCGAACTATATTTACATCTTCAATTCAAAAACCCAAGATTTTATAAAGATCGATATCTCTAGTTCCTGGATAAAAGCTCTTTCTATATCTGATGACGGCAATTTGCTGGCTGCTGGAGGATATGATGGAGAAATAAAGATATTTTCGCTTAAGACTGGATATTTAATTAGTTCAATTATTGACCATGCCTCATGGATAAATTCCTTAAAATTTTCAACTGGTAGCAAATTAATAGCTGCTGGTTTAGAAGATGGAACTATTTTGATCATAAAAATTAAGGATATGGAAGTTGTAGAAAAATTTAACCTTAGTAATAGCATATATAAACTAGACTTTTTTAACAACAACAAGTTTGTTTTAGTATCTACAATAGATGGCAATCTATTTAGAATTGACTTAGCCAATAAAGAAATTGAATTAATTCAGAAGTTAAACAACTCATGGATTTCAAACTTTGCTCTTTTAAATACCGAAAAAGCTTTTATTACAGCTTCTGAAGACGGTTATCTCTATTTAATAGAAAATAATAAAGTAATAAATAGTAACAAAATTCACGATTCAGAAATAACAATGTTAGAACTATTAGACGATAATACTTTACTTACCGGTTCTCTAGACTTATTTTTAAAGCAAGTTAACTTAACCGATCTAAAAGTTGTTTCTGAAAAAAGATTTGATGGCTTACCTTTAGCATATAATAAAAATTTTAACAAGTTGTTTATCTCACATTTTAGAAACATATCTATATATAATAGAACTGATTCACAAGAATTAGGAAATCCAGAACTTAATAAACCAACAATAGAATTTAATTTTGACTTTAATTCAAAGCAATTTAATATATCAAAAGATTGCGAGATTTTATTCATATTAAAGGGCAATAATCAATTAGAAAAGATATCTTTAACAAATCTTAACGCTTTGTTTCAAATAAAGCCATTAGAACCTATAGTAACTTTCTGTAATAGTTTTGATTTTTCTAAATTAGTTACTGGCCATTTTAATTCTGAGATAAAAGTTTACGATACTGAAAAAAATCAAATTATCAAAGAATTAAAGTCATATGAAGGTTCAATAATATCTTCGATTAATTTGTCGATAGACGAAAGTTTTCTCCTTGTAGGCTTTGAAGATGGAACCATTGAATTGTGGTTATTTAATGAAGAAAAAAATCTCTGGTGCATAAGTAATAACTCTGAACCAATTAGCAAGCTAACATTTAGTTATGACAAGTTATTTTTCATATCAAAAAATAAATATAGTTTAGACACGGATCTGTGGTCTACTATTGAGGGTACAAAGCTTGGAACTTTCCCAAACAAAAATTTTTGTTTTAAAAGCTTTGCTTTCTCTCCAAATTCAGAATCAGTTTTGTATCTAAATGACAAAAATCAACTCTCCATCTGGTTTTTGAAGGAGGGAAAGGAAATAACAATTCCTGAAAAAAAAGATGAACCCTTTATAACATATTTCTCTTACTCTCCGGATTCATCAAAAATTGTAGTAGGTTATATTGATGGTACATTACAAATATTTTCGCTTGAAGGAGAACTTATAAAAGAAGAAGATAACAAATCTAGTTCTATTACTTTTATATTGTTTAAAGATGAAAAATCTTTCTTTACCTCTCATCTGGATGGATCAATCAGAATTCATACACTGGAAGATTTCTTAGATATAGAACCTATTTTTGCTCACCATTCATCAATAGATTTTCTGTCTTATAACGCTGAAAAAAATCTTTTAGCCTCTTATTCCACTATAGAACATACGTTAAAAGCATGGAACTTATAA
- the lnt gene encoding apolipoprotein N-acyltransferase has translation MREQNPDHSNLKFIRLTSLFVDITKKNFWLLTILTTIFAATTLHYFDNNILIFFFLSPLFYIIRNLELNKKNSFLLYFNFFLYFLISTTWFSIFGIHIIVLMSLYLSLFWFLPIIVWKKIEKNIPRKLYTISLPIFLTSSEILRNSGTFAFGLETPGYFLVDTPFMYIASLIGVTGLTFLIFYINMLFSSKKNISKALYLLSFLIIAGTAINFLYSNYHDTKNQEFTILQGNFRPIFLYNENYEKLINKQYIDLFDQAKQYPNSLIVTPEVIFRTCLNKESIITPNQPSLIGSIYCKDDSYYNSIYFLNKNEKRLVYEKEHLVPFGEFNPIPKSLSFLDKFLPQLGNFKEGKNPKSFEYRDLYIGFLICFEDTLPNLIYKRLKNSKINLLVVASNDGWFKNTIEPIEHLNISRFRAIEFGIPIIRAANTGPSAFINSNGDIMEILPANKAGVLFYDFKIKRYKTLYSKISSKEEKLFILISSIILTLSFFNIFRKFL, from the coding sequence ATGAGAGAACAAAATCCTGACCACAGCAACCTTAAGTTCATAAGGCTCACCTCCTTGTTTGTTGATATAACAAAAAAAAATTTCTGGCTTTTAACTATTTTGACAACAATTTTTGCAGCAACAACCTTACATTACTTTGATAATAATATCTTAATTTTCTTTTTTTTATCACCTCTTTTTTATATCATAAGAAACTTAGAACTTAATAAGAAAAATTCTTTTCTTTTATATTTTAATTTTTTTTTATACTTTCTAATAAGTACTACATGGTTCTCAATATTTGGAATACATATTATTGTTTTAATGTCCTTATATCTATCTCTTTTTTGGTTTTTACCAATTATAGTTTGGAAAAAAATTGAAAAGAACATACCTAGAAAATTATACACTATTTCATTACCTATTTTTTTAACTTCTTCAGAAATATTAAGAAACTCTGGTACATTTGCCTTTGGATTAGAAACTCCCGGATATTTTCTAGTAGATACGCCTTTTATGTACATTGCAAGTCTTATTGGAGTTACAGGACTAACTTTTTTAATCTTTTACATCAATATGCTTTTTTCAAGCAAAAAAAATATTTCAAAAGCACTTTATTTATTGAGTTTTCTTATCATAGCAGGAACTGCTATTAATTTTTTATATTCAAACTACCACGACACCAAAAATCAAGAATTTACTATCTTACAAGGAAATTTCAGACCAATTTTTTTATACAACGAAAATTATGAAAAACTTATTAACAAACAATATATAGATTTATTTGACCAGGCAAAACAATACCCAAACAGCCTAATAGTAACTCCCGAAGTTATATTTAGAACTTGTTTGAATAAAGAGAGCATAATAACACCAAATCAGCCTTCTTTAATAGGTTCTATCTACTGCAAAGATGATTCATATTACAATTCCATATATTTTCTCAATAAAAATGAAAAAAGACTAGTTTATGAAAAGGAACATCTTGTACCCTTTGGAGAATTTAATCCAATACCAAAAAGTCTTAGTTTTCTAGATAAATTTTTGCCTCAACTTGGCAACTTTAAGGAAGGTAAAAATCCTAAATCCTTTGAATATAGGGATCTTTACATAGGTTTTCTAATATGTTTTGAGGACACTCTTCCTAATCTTATTTACAAAAGGTTAAAAAATAGTAAAATAAACCTATTAGTAGTAGCTTCTAATGATGGATGGTTTAAAAATACAATTGAACCCATAGAACATCTGAACATATCAAGATTTAGAGCCATCGAATTCGGAATACCAATAATTAGAGCAGCAAATACCGGGCCATCTGCATTTATTAACTCAAATGGTGATATTATGGAAATTTTACCCGCTAATAAAGCAGGAGTTTTGTTTTATGATTTTAAAATTAAGAGATATAAAACGCTTTATTCAAAAATATCATCAAAAGAAGAAAAGCTTTTCATTTTAATTTCTTCAATTATTTTAACTCTATCGTTCTTTAATATCTTTAGAAAATTCCTTTAA
- a CDS encoding DMT family transporter, whose amino-acid sequence MSIFGLLNLFVVYIVWSSTYLAIRIAVTGGFEPFTLGAVRLFCAALILFSILLVRKMNLRLNFYEFKVIFSTSMLMWVFGNGLIMWAEQNAASGLTALILGVTPILASFLDSIFTKKMPSLMSIISLLLGFVGVFCLFIPKISNFSFIDIFSYFLVFLSALCWACGAIIQRNFTLDMSVLTVSFYQNVFASLGFFLLSLVFHESYSLPGLNAIFACAYLVVFGSVLAFTAYINAVKLLPINISMTYAYVNPVLALFLGHVILNEEINNYTIIGAILIILGILGVFKDQISNKK is encoded by the coding sequence ATGTCTATTTTTGGACTCTTAAACTTATTTGTAGTTTATATTGTGTGGAGCAGTACTTATCTTGCCATAAGAATAGCTGTAACAGGTGGTTTTGAGCCTTTTACTCTTGGAGCAGTAAGATTATTTTGTGCTGCACTGATCTTGTTTTCAATTCTTTTGGTAAGAAAAATGAATCTGAGATTGAACTTCTATGAATTTAAAGTGATATTTTCTACCAGTATGTTGATGTGGGTTTTTGGAAACGGATTGATTATGTGGGCTGAACAAAATGCAGCTTCTGGTTTGACGGCTTTGATCTTAGGAGTTACACCTATATTAGCATCATTTTTGGACTCAATTTTTACAAAAAAGATGCCTTCATTAATGTCAATAATATCTTTGTTGCTCGGATTTGTTGGAGTATTTTGTTTATTTATTCCTAAAATATCTAATTTTTCTTTTATCGACATATTTTCTTACTTTTTGGTATTTCTTTCTGCTCTGTGCTGGGCGTGTGGTGCAATAATTCAGAGAAATTTTACTTTAGATATGTCTGTTTTAACAGTTAGTTTTTATCAAAATGTATTTGCATCATTAGGTTTTTTTCTTTTAAGCCTGGTTTTTCACGAAAGCTATAGTTTACCAGGTTTAAATGCAATTTTTGCATGTGCATATTTAGTAGTGTTTGGTTCTGTACTGGCATTTACTGCTTATATAAATGCCGTAAAGCTTTTGCCTATAAATATATCTATGACCTATGCATACGTTAATCCTGTCCTTGCTTTATTTTTGGGGCACGTTATCTTAAATGAGGAGATAAATAATTATACAATTATAGGTGCAATATTAATAATTCTTGGGATACTTGGAGTTTTTAAAGATCAAATTAGTAATAAAAAGTGA
- a CDS encoding tRNA (adenine-N1)-methyltransferase: MDINEEELLEATNKKGFKKIFQFNSKQKIQLQGGYINPEDTINLEEGEVITASDGLKYHIFKPTIHDYIMYGIKRQTQIVYPKEAGYIILKLDIRNGKVVGEAGTGSGSLTLIFSELVSEKGRVITFEKNLDFLNNARKNIEKFSKLQNITFVNEDFINSNYENFFDSFFMDLKEPWFYFEKANKALKGGGNFGLIVPTTNQVNQSINELESNNFLVDEIVEIFHRKYKINPNRLRPEDIMIGHTGYLIFAKKIK, from the coding sequence ATGGACATTAACGAAGAAGAACTACTTGAAGCAACAAACAAAAAGGGGTTCAAAAAGATTTTTCAGTTTAACAGCAAACAAAAAATTCAACTACAAGGTGGATATATTAATCCAGAAGACACCATCAACTTAGAAGAAGGGGAGGTTATTACTGCTTCAGATGGACTAAAATATCATATTTTTAAACCTACCATACATGACTACATAATGTATGGAATCAAAAGACAAACTCAAATAGTATACCCAAAAGAAGCTGGATATATAATCTTAAAACTGGATATAAGGAATGGCAAAGTAGTGGGCGAGGCAGGCACTGGTTCTGGATCTCTGACACTAATTTTTTCAGAATTAGTTTCAGAAAAAGGAAGAGTAATAACATTTGAAAAAAATTTAGATTTTTTAAATAATGCAAGAAAAAATATTGAGAAATTTAGCAAACTTCAAAATATAACCTTTGTGAATGAAGATTTCATCAACTCAAATTATGAAAATTTTTTTGATTCCTTCTTTATGGACTTAAAAGAGCCATGGTTTTATTTTGAAAAAGCAAATAAGGCTCTTAAAGGAGGTGGAAATTTTGGCTTGATAGTACCAACTACAAACCAAGTAAATCAGTCAATAAATGAACTGGAATCAAACAACTTTTTGGTTGATGAAATAGTAGAAATCTTTCACAGAAAATATAAAATAAATCCAAACAGACTTAGACCTGAAGATATTATGATCGGCCACACAGGATATCTTATCTTCGCAAAAAAGATAAAATAA